The Deinococcus depolymerans genome includes a region encoding these proteins:
- a CDS encoding DinB family protein has translation MTDTPQHPLDGILDILREAVEGGRPGQGTAFLDGTNADGTGNHGLLATLDALSAAQASRDIHGATVAGQARHTAFHMEVVVRWEGGERGPFDWQGSFQPAQVTPLEWDALRARVRAAYEGLVAFVNTQRDQPVTGDATGGLSGAAAHVAYHLGAIRQLVKALA, from the coding sequence ATGACCGACACCCCGCAGCACCCCCTGGACGGCATTCTGGACATCCTGCGCGAGGCCGTGGAAGGCGGACGGCCCGGCCAGGGCACCGCCTTCCTGGACGGCACGAACGCCGACGGCACGGGCAACCACGGCCTGCTGGCCACCCTGGACGCCCTGAGCGCCGCGCAGGCCAGCCGCGACATTCACGGCGCGACCGTGGCCGGACAGGCTCGGCACACGGCGTTTCACATGGAGGTCGTGGTGCGCTGGGAGGGGGGCGAACGCGGTCCCTTCGACTGGCAGGGCAGCTTCCAGCCCGCACAGGTCACGCCATTGGAATGGGACGCCCTGCGCGCCCGCGTCCGGGCCGCCTACGAGGGACTGGTGGCCTTCGTGAACACGCAGCGCGACCAGCCCGTCACGGGCGACGCGACCGGCGGCCTGAGCGGCGCGGCCGCGCACGTCGCCTACCACCTGGGGGCCATCCGGCAGCTCGTGAAGGCCCTCGCGTGA
- the rpsF gene encoding 30S ribosomal protein S6 — MNQYDLNLILNPNLSAEQVSIEKEYIENTVKNAGSEIAGLDELGNRRLAYAVNKDREGYYLMYTIKGSGNPEKDIASTLRLRDHVRRVLVVKDRPEWKTKKA; from the coding sequence ATGAACCAGTACGACCTGAACCTGATCCTGAACCCCAACCTCAGCGCCGAGCAGGTGAGCATCGAGAAGGAATACATCGAGAACACCGTGAAGAACGCCGGGAGCGAGATCGCTGGCCTCGACGAGCTCGGCAACCGCCGCCTCGCCTACGCCGTGAACAAGGACCGCGAGGGCTACTACCTGATGTACACCATCAAGGGCAGCGGCAACCCGGAGAAGGACATCGCTTCCACGCTGCGTCTGCGTGACCACGTGCGCCGCGTCCTGGTGGTCAAGGACCGCCCGGAATGGAAGACCAAGAAGGCCTGA
- a CDS encoding single-stranded DNA-binding protein: MARGMNHVYLIGALARDPELRYTPNGTAVFEATVAGEDHIVGNDGRERKLPWYHRVSILGKPAEWQAERNLKGGDAVMVEGSLEYSQWEAPEGGKRSMVRVKSLRMEQLGYAPELVQDAGGGVRMGSGMNEVILIGNVTRDPELRYTPAGDAVLGLGLAVNETWNDRQGQKQEKTHWIDVTLWRELAESMKELRKGDPVLVQGRLVNEAWTDRDGNKRNSTKVEATRVEALSRGAGTGNPAATPAGPRTQTASSAARPQQSGYAPSRAANTGTRSGGLDIDQGLDDFPPEEEDLPF, encoded by the coding sequence ATGGCCCGAGGCATGAACCACGTTTACCTGATCGGCGCACTCGCCCGCGACCCCGAACTGCGCTACACCCCCAACGGGACCGCCGTGTTCGAGGCCACCGTGGCCGGAGAAGACCACATCGTCGGCAACGACGGACGTGAACGCAAACTCCCCTGGTATCACCGCGTGTCCATTCTCGGCAAACCCGCCGAGTGGCAGGCCGAACGAAACCTGAAAGGCGGCGACGCCGTGATGGTCGAAGGCAGCCTGGAATACAGCCAGTGGGAAGCGCCCGAAGGCGGCAAACGCAGCATGGTGCGCGTCAAGTCGCTCCGCATGGAGCAGCTCGGCTACGCCCCGGAACTCGTGCAGGACGCCGGAGGCGGCGTACGCATGGGCAGCGGTATGAACGAAGTGATTCTCATCGGGAACGTCACCCGTGACCCCGAACTGCGCTACACCCCCGCCGGCGACGCCGTGCTCGGACTCGGCCTGGCCGTGAACGAGACCTGGAACGACCGTCAGGGACAGAAGCAGGAGAAAACCCACTGGATTGATGTCACGCTGTGGCGTGAACTGGCCGAGAGCATGAAAGAACTCCGCAAGGGGGACCCCGTGCTCGTGCAGGGAAGACTGGTCAACGAAGCGTGGACCGACCGCGACGGTAACAAACGCAACTCCACCAAAGTAGAGGCGACGCGAGTCGAAGCCCTGTCCCGAGGCGCAGGAACCGGTAACCCTGCAGCCACCCCCGCCGGACCTCGCACGCAGACCGCGAGCAGTGCGGCGCGCCCCCAGCAGAGCGGCTACGCTCCCAGCCGGGCGGCGAACACGGGGACCCGTTCGGGCGGCTTAGATATTGACCAAGGTCTCGACGATTTCCCACCGGAAGAAGAAGACCTGCCGTTCTGA
- the rpsR gene encoding 30S ribosomal protein S18, with translation MTQSSNAERKPRGKGPKRPRKPKVDPFSIGELEITDYKDVKMLRRFVSDTGKILPRRRTGLSAKHQRRIAQTIKIARQLALLPYTEKLVRK, from the coding sequence ATGACCCAATCCAGCAACGCCGAGCGCAAACCGCGCGGCAAGGGACCCAAGCGTCCCCGCAAGCCGAAGGTCGATCCTTTCTCCATCGGAGAACTGGAGATCACCGATTACAAAGACGTGAAGATGCTGCGCCGTTTCGTCAGTGACACGGGCAAGATCCTCCCTCGCCGCCGCACGGGCCTCTCGGCCAAGCACCAGCGCCGCATTGCGCAGACGATCAAGATCGCCCGCCAGCTGGCCCTGCTGCCCTACACCGAGAAGCTCGTCCGGAAATAA